Proteins from a single region of Acidovorax sp. NCPPB 3576:
- a CDS encoding DUF4845 domain-containing protein → MALHRTASRAHQRGLSFIGLIFVGLLAVAAFAIGGQSVPIFLEYQAINKAANKAAREGSSVPEVRAIFDRAGAIDNISSIQGKDLEVTKRNDKIVVSFSYSREIALAGPAYLVYRFQEQTK, encoded by the coding sequence ATGGCATTGCACCGCACCGCGAGCCGCGCACACCAGCGCGGCCTGTCGTTCATCGGACTGATTTTTGTCGGCCTGCTGGCAGTGGCCGCGTTCGCCATCGGTGGGCAGTCGGTGCCGATCTTCCTGGAGTACCAGGCGATCAACAAGGCGGCGAACAAGGCTGCGCGAGAGGGCAGTTCGGTGCCCGAAGTGCGCGCCATCTTCGACCGTGCCGGCGCGATCGACAACATCAGTTCGATCCAGGGCAAGGACCTCGAAGTGACCAAGCGCAACGACAAGATCGTCGTGTCGTTCAGCTACTCGCGCGAGATCGCCCTGGCCGGCCCGGCCTATCTCGTGTACCGATTCCAAGAACAGACCAAGTAA
- the lepB gene encoding signal peptidase I — translation MQAMQYVTSLILAAFVAYVGAWYLGAIEGNFALLLFLATLVTGAYWLAERLVFLPRRRRAAQAIENAAVQRRAELDRMGIQKVDGDVQEAKDRILMQPWWLDWTAGLFPVIAVVFFLRSFLFEPFKIPSGSMIPTLLVGDLILVNKFTYGIRLPVVNTKLTQGNAPQRGDVMVFRYPPQPSMDYIKRVVGVPGDEIAYLNKRLTVNGQPVETTAVPDFFDEDTMRYFKQFEEQLGDHRHRIINNADVPAFVQGASDFANRQNCRYSVEGVVCKVPEGHYFMMGDNRDNSLDSRYWGFVPDANIVGKAFFVWMNFSSPKRIGPFR, via the coding sequence ATGCAAGCCATGCAATACGTGACCTCCCTGATCCTTGCCGCTTTCGTGGCCTATGTCGGTGCGTGGTACTTGGGTGCCATCGAAGGCAACTTCGCGTTGCTGCTGTTCCTGGCCACCTTGGTGACGGGCGCCTACTGGCTGGCCGAGCGGCTGGTCTTTTTGCCGCGCCGCCGCAGGGCCGCGCAGGCGATCGAAAACGCCGCGGTACAGCGCCGCGCCGAGCTGGACCGCATGGGCATCCAGAAGGTCGATGGCGACGTGCAAGAGGCCAAGGACCGCATCCTGATGCAGCCGTGGTGGCTGGACTGGACCGCCGGCCTGTTCCCGGTGATCGCCGTGGTGTTCTTTTTGCGCTCCTTCCTGTTCGAGCCGTTCAAGATTCCTTCGGGCTCGATGATTCCCACGCTGCTGGTGGGCGACCTGATCCTGGTGAACAAGTTCACCTATGGCATTCGCCTGCCGGTGGTCAACACCAAGCTCACGCAGGGCAATGCGCCCCAGCGCGGCGACGTGATGGTGTTCCGCTACCCGCCGCAGCCCAGCATGGACTACATCAAGCGCGTGGTGGGCGTGCCCGGCGACGAGATCGCCTACCTGAACAAGCGCCTGACGGTGAACGGCCAGCCGGTGGAAACCACCGCCGTGCCCGACTTCTTCGACGAAGACACGATGCGCTACTTCAAGCAGTTCGAAGAGCAGTTGGGCGACCACCGCCACCGCATCATCAACAACGCCGACGTGCCGGCTTTCGTGCAGGGCGCCAGCGATTTCGCAAACCGCCAGAACTGCCGCTACAGCGTCGAGGGGGTGGTGTGCAAGGTGCCCGAGGGCCACTATTTCATGATGGGCGACAACCGGGACAACTCGCTGGATTCGCGCTACTGGGGTTTTGTGCCGGACGCCAACATCGTGGGCAAGGCCTTCTTCGTCTGGATGAATTTCAGCAGCCCCAAGCGCATCGGCCCGTTCCGTTGA